A window from Amblyomma americanum isolate KBUSLIRL-KWMA chromosome 7, ASM5285725v1, whole genome shotgun sequence encodes these proteins:
- the LOC144096866 gene encoding uncharacterized protein LOC144096866: protein MPSTSSAPNQGFQYRFCALENQKTSTITLLTAMHMLVRAWEQVTPSTSANCFHHCGFAAGSMEESGDDGSPEPLPAAVRAVLQDVSFDDYVEEDSDAAVCGARSDEDIVAEIVGEQSVPEEAEDEDDDEEQEPVCPSAAEVMGALNVARLFFSFEEGEEDSLRRIRALEDRVTTVALREKKQKMITDSFAK from the exons ATGCCAAGTACCAGCAGTGCTCCCAACCAGGGCTTTCAGTACAG ATTTTGTGCACTGGAAAACCAGAAGACCAGCACCATCACATTGCTCACAGCAATGCATATGTTGGTGCGTGCATGGGAGCAGGTCACGCCGTCCACAAGTGCAAACTGCTTCCACCACTGTGGCTTTGCTGCCGGAAGTATGGAAGAAAGTGGCGACGATGGGAGTCCAGAGCCTCTGCCTGCggctgtgcgtgctgtgctgcaggacgttagttttgatgattacgttgaagaagacagcgatgcagcagtgtgcggtgcccgaagtgatgaggacattgtcgctgaaattgttggggagcaatctgtcccagaagaggcagaagacgaggacgacgatgaggagcaagagcccgtgtgtccgtccgcggcagaagttatgggagcgctgaatgtcgcgcgccttttcttcagctttgaagagggggaagaagattccctgcgtcgcattcgcgcgctagaagaccgagtgactacggtagccctcagggagaagaagcagaagatgataacagattcttttgctaaataa